CACGGCCCACGCCTTTCGCATCAACTTCTTTAATACGAACAGGTGTCTTGGCTTTCATGGTTGAGATGGCCGCGATTCCGGCGCCCATCAGGCCTCCGCCCAGCACACCCACCCGCTTCACAGGCTTAGGCTCTACGCTCTTAGCGGAGACACCTGATTCTTTCTTGAGTTCTTGAGTGGCGAAGAAGATACCGCGCATGGCAGCACTCTCATTCGACATCACAAGTTCGCCAAAATACTGGGCCTCAGCCGCGTATCCTGCTTCCGGTCCTGCCTCTACGCCCGCTTTCACAGCTTCGATGATTCGTTCGGTGGCTGGGTAGCGCCCACGAGTTTTCTTGAAGACACTCTCTCGAGCCTGCTTAAACAATACGAGGCGTCCAACCGGGTTTCCTTCAAGGGCGAAATCCTTCACCATGTCTCCGCCGGCTTTAGTTTTGACGGCAACTTTACCCTCGAGCGCACGCTTTTTCGCTACATCGAGTAAGATTCCAGCGGGAACCACCTCGTCGGCGAGCCCAAGCTTCTTGGCCTTCTTAGCGCGGATATTTTTGCCCGTTAGCATCATATCGAGCGCGTCAACGATACCAACAAGTGCCGGCAAACGCTGTGTGCCGCCAGCTCCAGGTAAAAGACCCAATTTAACTTCAGGCAGTGAGAGAACTGTTTTAGGCGAATCACTAACAATGCGCATGCTGCAAGCGAGGGCCAATTCCAGACCACCACCCATCGCAGGGCCATCAATAGCCGCTACAACCGGCTTGCCGTGCTCCGTCCAAATTTTCTCTAGCCGCTCCATGCCTTTTTGGCCCTGAGTCGACATCTCTGCCGCATCTTGTGCGGACGTAGCGCCTGAAATCATGCCAATGTCAGCGCCTGCGATGAAGCTGCCCTTTTTTGCCGAGCCGATAACAGCACCTACAATTTTCGGGTCTGATTCAATCTTGGCTACAATTTTCTCCAAATCACCAGAAACCTGGGTGGAGATGGTGTTCATCGACTGGTTTTGCACATCCATGAGCACAATCGCGATGCCGTCTTCGTCAACGTTAAATTGAAAATGGTCGAGTTCCATCAGTTCCTCTTTTCTTAAACCTTAGAGTCGTTTTTAGTCGCGTTCGATAATAACAGCGGCACCGATGCCACCCGCAGCACACTGCGTGATTAAGGCAGTACCGCTTCCACGGCGTCGAAGTTCGTGAGCCATTGAGAGAACCTGTCGACCACCGGTCGCAGCAAATGGGTGTCCCAAAGCCAAAGATCCGCCCAAGACATTCAACTTCTCCGGCGCTATGGCTCCAATAGCCTTAGAACGACCTAAATGTTCGCTGGCGAAAGACTCAGATGCGAAAGCATCCATATTGGAGACCATCTGAGCCGCGAATGCCTCATGCATATCGACCAGATCGATGTCCGCTAGCTCCATCCCTGCGCGGTCAAGCGCCAAAGGCGACGCGAAAGATGGGCCCATTAGTAACTGCCAGCCTGGATCAAGCGCGGCAAATCCCCAGCTCTTCACATAAGCCAACGGCTCATAACCTAAGGCTTTGGCTTTGGCCTCACTCATGACCAAAAGCGCTGATGCACCGTCGGTAAGGGCTGAGCTATTACCGGCAGTAATCGTACCGTACTTACGGTCGAAGGCTGGTCGAAGCTTTGACAGCTTTTCGTATGTGGTATCTGCCCGCAATAGATTGTCACGCTGAACCGATTGTTCGTATGAGTCTCCAACCAGCATTTCCATGACTTCATTGTCGTAAACCCCCGCATCCCAGGCCTTTGCGGCGTTTTGATGCGAAGTCTCGGCCAAACGGTCTTGTGATTCACGGGTTACACCGTTGGCTTTAGCCATAACCTCAGCGGCCTGCCCCATGGTTAAACCTGTCGAAAACTCTGCAATCGCAGGAGGCTTCGGAACGAGGTCTTTAAGCTTAAGCTTGCTAAATGCCTTAGCCTTCGACATGCCATCCTTGGCACCGTTGGCTTCCATGATGATTTTAATGAAACGGTCGCTCAGGGTGATAGGAGGCTTCGACAAACTCTCAACACCACCACAAATCGTCACATCCGTATCGCCTGCTTCGATCGACATCGCCGCACTTACCAGTGCCTGAGTGCCCGTCGCGCAAGCGCGGCTTACTGAATAGGCGTCCACTGAGCGCGGAAGCGCCGTAGCCAATACAATCTCACGCGCGATATTCGGGGCTTCAACCGCTGCTACGACCTGGCCATAAATGACTTGATCGACTTCATCACGGTCTAAATTACTCCTGGATATCAGTTCGGTCACCACTTGAGATGCTAAATCCAATCCCGTGAGGTCTTTAAAGACTCCATTGGACTTAACGAACGGTGTTCTCAGGCCGGATACAATACAAGCTCTTCGTCCTGCGCGTGGTTTTAAACGCTTCTTCGCTACCATGTTTTCTCCTTAGCGGCGCCGGTCACTTAAAACTGTGAACTCTCTGCGGCCGAGGGCAGGATCAACAACACGACGCGTCATGTCAATAGTCTCAGAGTGACTTTCCATCCGGAAATTGAGTATTTGCGAAAAATCTCAAGATTGGTAAGTAACGAAACGCAATGAGTTCAAAGACACCTCAAACAATCGCTTTTGCCATGGGCACCACCGCAGGTGGTATGATCACAGGTCTCGCAGAGGCACTGTATCGTGACGCCTCCCTTATATACGCCATGTTCTTCTACGGAGCATTGTGTGCGATGGGAGGATTGTTTGCTCTACCTGCCTTGCAGCTGTGGCCGAAATCCAAACGCCCTCAGCGCTTAGGCACCTTGGGAGCTTCCCTCACTTTATTCGCAACCACTTTGGTCATCGGACGGTTCCTGGTCTTACGAGACTTCTTCGCGGAATCCTCTAGCGCCCAGTTACCTGCTACAGGTATCGCCGCCGTGATGGCCGTAGCCGTCGCTTTGGCTGTCTACTCAACCGGCAAAGCATTCGGTCAGAACTTTCGTTCCGAAAGACTTAACGGCGCACCATCATGGGGATTTATTGGCACCGTACTCATTGTGTTTGCGCTCCTCGCCTCACAATCAAGTTCATCCACCTACGTCGCAAGCACTGAATCGCAAATTGAGATATCAGACTCTAGAGGCGTGATATTGGTGGTGGCCGACGCATTAAGGGCCGATGCTCTTTCAACCTACGGCGCAAAAATTCACAGAGGCCAGCCTCCAACACCCAGCATTGACAAGTGGTCCAAAACATCTGTTGTTTTTGACGACATGAGCGCGCAGGCATCTTGGACCAAGCCCACAATGGCGAGCGTTATGACATCTCGCCATGTTCCCGGTCACCAGACTATGCTCAAAACCGATGTCGTACCGGACACACTCCCGACACTCGCGGAAGTGTTAACCTCCGGTAAAGTGGATACGGCCGCAGTTGTTACAAACTACAACCTAGAGCCTAGCTACGGTTTCTCTGCAGGCTTTAAAAATTATCGCTATTTGGCTCCAGATCGCTATTTGGGAGCACCGGAAGATGCGAACCGCTTAGTCGCCTATAACGTCTACCGGTTGCTTCACGAACGCTACATGTCCACTTCGCGGGAGCCGCGTTTCTTTTATCAAGAAGGCAAGAGCGTAAACCAAGAAGCATTCGCCTTCCTTGACCAAAAACGCACCCAACCCTTCTTTCTCTGGCTGCATTATATGGAACCACACGACCCCTTCTTTGCAAACGATGGGCAAAGTTATGCGCGTGTGGCAAGCCCGAATCCACCCGCCAGTATGGCAGAGATTTTTCACGACGCTTACCTCGACGATGTTCAGCGTTTTGATCAAAGTTTCGCTCAGCTTCTCTTAGGTCTTGAGCAACGCGGACTGCTTGATAAAATTCATATCGTACTCACTTCGGACCATGGTGAAGAATTTGGTGAACACGGTGGTTACTATCATGGTCAAACGCTTTACGAAGAAATGCTCAACATCCCATTGGTCATCAGCGGACCAGCAGTTACTCCGGCAAGACGCTCAGACATTGCACGGCAAGTGGATATTGCTCCGACCATTGCAAGCCTATTTGGAATCAAGGCGGATCCAAGCTGGGAAGGTCGTAACCTCCTGGGTGACACAGCCGCTCCGACCCATACATTTGCGAGCC
This portion of the Deltaproteobacteria bacterium genome encodes:
- the fadJ gene encoding fatty acid oxidation complex subunit alpha FadJ (multifunctional enoyl-CoA hydratase/3-hydroxyacyl-CoA dehydrogenase/3-hydroxybutyryl-CoA epimerase; catalyzes the formation of an hydroxyacyl-CoA by addition of water on enoyl-CoA; exhibits 3-hydroxyacyl-CoA epimerase and 3-hydroxyacyl-CoA dehydrogenase activities: forms a heterotetramer with FadI; similar to FadA2B2 complex; involved in the anaerobic degradation of long and medium-chain fatty acids in the presence of nitrate) produces the protein MELDHFQFNVDEDGIAIVLMDVQNQSMNTISTQVSGDLEKIVAKIESDPKIVGAVIGSAKKGSFIAGADIGMISGATSAQDAAEMSTQGQKGMERLEKIWTEHGKPVVAAIDGPAMGGGLELALACSMRIVSDSPKTVLSLPEVKLGLLPGAGGTQRLPALVGIVDALDMMLTGKNIRAKKAKKLGLADEVVPAGILLDVAKKRALEGKVAVKTKAGGDMVKDFALEGNPVGRLVLFKQARESVFKKTRGRYPATERIIEAVKAGVEAGPEAGYAAEAQYFGELVMSNESAAMRGIFFATQELKKESGVSAKSVEPKPVKRVGVLGGGLMGAGIAAISTMKAKTPVRIKEVDAKGVGRGFDYVHKLLAKDQKRKIRTGHEVKRIMNMVTGCTNLSGFKSLDLVIEAVF
- the fadI gene encoding acetyl-CoA C-acyltransferase FadI: MVAKKRLKPRAGRRACIVSGLRTPFVKSNGVFKDLTGLDLASQVVTELISRSNLDRDEVDQVIYGQVVAAVEAPNIAREIVLATALPRSVDAYSVSRACATGTQALVSAAMSIEAGDTDVTICGGVESLSKPPITLSDRFIKIIMEANGAKDGMSKAKAFSKLKLKDLVPKPPAIAEFSTGLTMGQAAEVMAKANGVTRESQDRLAETSHQNAAKAWDAGVYDNEVMEMLVGDSYEQSVQRDNLLRADTTYEKLSKLRPAFDRKYGTITAGNSSALTDGASALLVMSEAKAKALGYEPLAYVKSWGFAALDPGWQLLMGPSFASPLALDRAGMELADIDLVDMHEAFAAQMVSNMDAFASESFASEHLGRSKAIGAIAPEKLNVLGGSLALGHPFAATGGRQVLSMAHELRRRGSGTALITQCAAGGIGAAVIIERD
- a CDS encoding sulfatase; translated protein: MSSKTPQTIAFAMGTTAGGMITGLAEALYRDASLIYAMFFYGALCAMGGLFALPALQLWPKSKRPQRLGTLGASLTLFATTLVIGRFLVLRDFFAESSSAQLPATGIAAVMAVAVALAVYSTGKAFGQNFRSERLNGAPSWGFIGTVLIVFALLASQSSSSTYVASTESQIEISDSRGVILVVADALRADALSTYGAKIHRGQPPTPSIDKWSKTSVVFDDMSAQASWTKPTMASVMTSRHVPGHQTMLKTDVVPDTLPTLAEVLTSGKVDTAAVVTNYNLEPSYGFSAGFKNYRYLAPDRYLGAPEDANRLVAYNVYRLLHERYMSTSREPRFFYQEGKSVNQEAFAFLDQKRTQPFFLWLHYMEPHDPFFANDGQSYARVASPNPPASMAEIFHDAYLDDVQRFDQSFAQLLLGLEQRGLLDKIHIVLTSDHGEEFGEHGGYYHGQTLYEEMLNIPLVISGPAVTPARRSDIARQVDIAPTIASLFGIKADPSWEGRNLLGDTAAPTHTFASQNHQGQILESARQNHPQDMKLIQANADNPRGLLVKELYNLGSDSEEKNPIQDTQPIVVQTLENELKLHQERSKTGGASRQKKEMNLEDEAELRALGYIE